The sequence CGCCGGGAGGGGCGAACAGCTCGGGCTCGTCGAGCTCGCCGCGCGTCCACGCGATCATTCGGGCGAATCGGCGCACCCCGCGCTCGTCGGCGCCGACGATCGACGGCGGGTTCAGGGTCATCGCCGCGAAGCCGTCGTCACTCAGCGCCCGGGTGCGCTCATCCGCATCACGGCGGGCGGCGACGTACGGGATGCGCTCCGCCCACTCGGGATGCAGCTGGTGGTAGTAGCTGCCGATCTGCACGAAGCGACCGACCCCGGCAGCCTTGGCGAGCGCCGCGAACCGCGGCACCCCGACGCTCTGCGTGCGGTCCCAGAACGTGTCGTCCTCTTGATCGGCCGGCACGTGACGGATGTCGTTGCCGGCCGCGAACACGATCGCGTCGAAGCCCTCCAACATGCGCGGCGAGGACTCGGCGTCGGTGTAGTCACCTCGGAGCCGCGGCATCCCGTGGACCGCACGCGGATCACGGTCGGACGGATCGCGGCGGGCCATCACGGTGACCTCGTCCCCGTGCGCGGCGAGGTCGGCGGCGACATGGCTGCCGATCATCCCGGTCGCACCGACG is a genomic window of Microbacterium maritypicum containing:
- a CDS encoding NAD(P)-dependent oxidoreductase; this translates as MSRVLVVGATGMIGSHVAADLAAHGDEVTVMARRDPSDRDPRAVHGMPRLRGDYTDAESSPRMLEGFDAIVFAAGNDIRHVPADQEDDTFWDRTQSVGVPRFAALAKAAGVGRFVQIGSYYHQLHPEWAERIPYVAARRDADERTRALSDDGFAAMTLNPPSIVGADERGVRRFARMIAWTRGELDEPELFAPPGGTNYMSVRSLSQAARGALDAGEGGRAYLVGDRNLTYRGYFQLLADAAGSAHVIEERDEEHPFQPDRFIVQGRGAVIAYEPDPAETALLGYARDDVERALAEIVTAVDALR